In Porites lutea chromosome 9, jaPorLute2.1, whole genome shotgun sequence, a single window of DNA contains:
- the LOC140947194 gene encoding uncharacterized protein has product MLKGPVDDGEGQCITLVSVISLLSLTIVVGHALMLIILWKDPFKRFRTPPTFLVCGMVLANFTSGLSAGPLFCYYVISSCSALRPPYLELLWNAASFTLYWTTSVSYLSMLGLSLCQYIGVKIPHRHSGLVTKKTTASFLGIITFISFLIPGLLPLGVSPIIVEKLQLHVTFQLSTFILCALYAALGVEYLQQVKRARESSNNAVKGMTCVRVRDRNFTRANLMLLACVTLLSLPIMITWHLSMYGEKLFSSKTGQTASGAVTITLFMMKITLDPFIYCMRLTIYRKAFKRIFKWRNRQVAHAGSL; this is encoded by the coding sequence ATGCTTAAGGGTCCCGTGGACGATGGAGAAGGCCAATGCATAACTTTAGTTTCTGTAATTTCCTTACTGTCGTTAACAATCGTAGTCGGTCATGCACTAATGCTGATAATTTTGTGGAAAGATCCTTTCAAGCGGTTTCGAACACCACCTACGTTTTTGGTTTGCGGAATGGTATTGGCGAACTTTACTAGCGGGCTAAGCGCCGGCCCTCTTTTTTGCTATTATGTCATTTCTTCATGTTCGGCACTGAGACCTCCGTATTTAGAACTGCTGTGGAACGCTGCCAGCTTTACGCTGTACTGGACAACAAGTGTGTCTTATTTGTCAATGCTCGGATTATCATTGTGCCAGTACATTGGGGTGAAGATACCTCACAGGCACTCCGGGTTAGTCACTAAAAAGACTACTGCTAGCTTCCTTGGAATTATTACTTTCATCTCATTTCTAATACCGGGTCTGCTTCCTCTTGGTGTTTCCCCAATCATAGTGGAAAAACTACAACTACACGTAACGTTTCAGCTGAGTACGTTTATCCTCTGTGCCTTATATGCAGCTCTCGGCGTGGAATATTTACAGCAGGTTAAACGAGCTAGGGAAAGCAGCAACAATGCAGTTAAGGGAATGACCTGCGTTCGTGTTAGAGACAGAAATTTCACTAGAGCCAATCTAATGTTGCTCGCTTGTGTTACACTTTTAAGCTTGCCGATAATGATAACATGGCATTTGTCAATGTACGGAGAAAAATTATTCTCTTCCAAAACAGGCCAAACGGCATCTGGAGCTGTAACAATCACCTTATTCATGATGAAAATAACTCTTGACCCCTTTATATATTGCATGCGGCTAACGATATACCGCAAAGCGTTTAAACGCATTTTCAAGTGGAGAAATCGACAGGTTGCGCATGCCGGCTCCTTGTAA